In the candidate division KSB1 bacterium genome, TCCGGCTTATAAAATCTCGCATAGGGCCTGGCGCCATCCCGCGCCGGGATTTGCACAATCTCGGGTACCCGCCAGTTGTATTTGCGCCAATCTTCAGTCGTCGAAGTTGTTAACTGCTTTGCCTTTGAATCGGCCCGGGCGTTTTGCACATATAATTCCGGCGGCTTGTTCATAAAGGAGTGCCGAATCACCAGCTTCCTGCCGTTCGGTGAGACAACAGCATCGTTGCGTCCCGCCATGCTGGTGAGCTTTTCCCACTTGCCGCCCTCAAGGGGCATGCGGTAAAAGTGCCGCTCCCCGGGATGTACTTTGTTCGCGGCGAAGGTCCAGCTTTTTTTGTCCCTGGAAATTTGCGGGTTGTAGATTTCAAAGTCACCTTCGGTTAGCGTTTTCTTAGCCCCGGTTTTGGGGTTGATGACGTACAGGTGACTATAGCCACTCTCCTCGCTGCAAAACCAAACCCGCTGGTTATCCGGCATCCAGCCGACTCGTCCACCCCCAGACCGCCGTCCGATATTTGGACCGCCGATCCAGGCGTCGTCATGCTGGCGCTCGAAACCGGTGAGATTGCCCGAGGGTAAATCAAGCATCGCCAACCAACGATCTTTATGATCCATTGCACGCACCACCACAAAAGCCTGTTTGCCATCTGCACTCCAATAAGGACCATAAAATGTCGTCTGCCGCACTTCTTGTTTTTTGGGTTTGTCGTTTTCAGAATCCTTCTGCTGTTTTTCAACCCGGGTAAACTCAGGAGCATCAAAAATGCCGGGCAGGCTGTCGGGCTTGATATAGATGAGCGTATCTTCTTTTAAGTCATAAAAAGCAAACTGCGAGGCTCTCTGCGGATGACCGACTTTGGGCCGGGCGTCCAAATCTTTAGTGAAGCCGGTTTCCGTGACAAAATCAGGCACCTTCGTCCGTTTGGATTTGTCCTTTGCAACCAGGCGAAAAGTCACAAATCGACCGTCCGGCGACAAAGAGGGTGATTGCACGTCTTTACTTTCGATATAAATTTTCGGCGGCGCGTCGGGGTTTTCTGCCTGGCGGGCCTCCCTGGAACGTTGCCGTCTTTCCTTCCTTTCCCTGACGATTTGAATAAGATCGAGCTCATCATGTTTGACAAATTTTTCTGCATCTGTTTTTGGCTCCGGATCATCTTCCGGCTTCTTGCTTTTTTTAAGATCGGTAATTTGGGTTGTCGTTCCCCTGGCTCTTTGCCATTTGTAGAGGTTCATTCCACGTTGGAAAATCAGACCCCTTTCGTCCTGTGTGAATTTCGGGTTGGACTCCCGATCGCTGGTGTTTGTAATCTGCAGAATTGAATTGCGTTTGATGTCATAAAGAAAAATATCGCCGCTGCGAGAAAAAAGCTTGGTGCGGTAGTCCCGCGAATAAACGCCGCGGGCGGGAGCAAGACGTAGGCGTTCATCTCGAGAAAGTTTAATGGGCTTGCCGCCATTTGCAGAGACCCGATAAAGCGAATCTGAATCGGCGGCTTCCGGGTTCCAGTTGAAGTAAATCCATTTGCTGTCTTCGGACCAGAACGGGTTGTTTGGTGCGGAGCCAACCCAGGTCTTTGGATCCTGCATGATGGTTTTGACATCGAGTTCGATTTTTGGCTGAGCGTGCGTGACATTTGGTAAAATAAAAACAAGTAAGAACAGTTTAGACAGCAGCTTGAGCTTCATTAAATTTCTCTCCTTAGGGTTTTAATGGGTAAAGAATTCGTAAGTGTATAGTATCGGATTCTTCGCGCATGCAGATCATTTAGTGATTCACAGAAGAGTGGATTTCGCGCTCAGAACGACTCCTCACGTAGATCACTGATTCCCAAATTAACGTTCAAAAACTAATTGGCATTTTGTTTGTCGGGTATGCTGCCTAGTCATTAAAGTCATTTCATGGTCATTTGGTCATTAAGCAAT is a window encoding:
- a CDS encoding S9 family peptidase: MKLKLLSKLFLLVFILPNVTHAQPKIELDVKTIMQDPKTWVGSAPNNPFWSEDSKWIYFNWNPEAADSDSLYRVSANGGKPIKLSRDERLRLAPARGVYSRDYRTKLFSRSGDIFLYDIKRNSILQITNTSDRESNPKFTQDERGLIFQRGMNLYKWQRARGTTTQITDLKKSKKPEDDPEPKTDAEKFVKHDELDLIQIVRERKERRQRSREARQAENPDAPPKIYIESKDVQSPSLSPDGRFVTFRLVAKDKSKRTKVPDFVTETGFTKDLDARPKVGHPQRASQFAFYDLKEDTLIYIKPDSLPGIFDAPEFTRVEKQQKDSENDKPKKQEVRQTTFYGPYWSADGKQAFVVVRAMDHKDRWLAMLDLPSGNLTGFERQHDDAWIGGPNIGRRSGGGRVGWMPDNQRVWFCSEESGYSHLYVINPKTGAKKTLTEGDFEIYNPQISRDKKSWTFAANKVHPGERHFYRMPLEGGKWEKLTSMAGRNDAVVSPNGRKLVIRHSFMNKPPELYVQNARADSKAKQLTTSTTEDWRKYNWRVPEIVQIPARDGARPYARFYKPEKPNGAAVVFVHGAGYLQNAHKWWSGYFREYMFHNLLADKGYTVLDIDYRASAGYGRDWRTAIYRFMGGKDLDDQVDGAKWLVEEHGIDSKRIGIYGGSYGGFITFMAMFTAPDVFAAGASLRPVTDWAHYNHSYTSNILNIPQADTLAYRRSSPIYHAEGLKGHLLICHGMIDTNVHFQDTVRLVQRLIELGKENWEAAIYPLEGHGFREPSSWTDEYRRILKLFEETLN